The Filimonas lacunae genomic sequence TTGAAATGCCTGATTTACATCGTCACCCCATTGCTGAGCTTTGCTTTTAAAATCTTCACCCCATTTTTCAGCCTTTTGCTTAAAGTTGCCCAGGTCTTCCTGGATGGTGTTTTTAATAGAATTCAGGTCAACTTTTTCACCACGCATTTCCAGTTTTTCACTGGCAGAAGTTGCTTCAGGAATTACCATCCATAAAATGGCGTATATCAGGAAGAAGGTACTTCCAAAAGAACTGAAAACGATAGAAGTGGGGAATGAAAAGTAATCGCCAAATATGTTACGCCAGATAGAGGTTAATACAGCTATTACCAAAGGAAATGCAAATACCATCCTGGGTATCCATACGGCTACATCAAAATAGGCAGCAACGCCACTTGCCACACCGGCAATTACCTTGTCTTCAGGATTGCGGTATAAACGTTTGCTGATAGCTGCCCGGTCCAGCTTTTTTACGGGCAGCACTATCCATAATAATATATACAGTAAAAAGCCTGAGCCAAATCCACCAATGGTTACTACAGCGAATAACATACGCACTATAGCAGGGTCAATTCTAAAGTAGCTGGCCACACCGGCACATACACCACCCAAAATTTTATCTTCCCCATCCCTGTATAAACGTCCGCGTGGTTCTGAAGCTTTGGCCTGGGCGCCAGCAGCACCAGCGCTACTGCCTGCTTTTGCTTCTTCACCCTGTAACTGTTCTTTTACTTTTGTTTCATCATCGTCAAAGTCTTCTGGGCGTCCAATGCTACTGATAACAAGGTTTACTTCCTCATCTGTAATGCATTGCGCTCCTTTTTTCAGCGATTCGTTAAACAGTTCTGCTATACGGCCTTCTATATCGTTGATAATTTCATCGCATCCTTCTTCTTTCGCAAAGAAAACGCGAAGACTTTCTATGTACTGCTTTAATATATCGTAGGCAGATTCTTCTATCGGAATTACCCTGCCTTGAAAATTTATGTTGATAATCTTTCTCATGATTATATAGTTTGTTGGTTATCGTTAGTTGGATCTAAAGGTTGTGTAAGTGCATGTACGGCATCGGCCAGCTCTTTCCATGTTTTCTCAAGCTCTGCATAAAAATCGAGGCCGGTTTCTGTCATCAGAAAATATTTACGTGGTGGACCTGAAACACTTTCTACCCAGCGGTAGGTTAAAAATCCAGCGTTTTTTAAACGTGTTAACAGTGGGTATAAAGTGCCTTCCAGGATGTTAAGGTTGGCAGCTTTCATTTTTTCAACAATATCACTGGGGTAAACTTCACCCTGGCGAATTATGGAAAGAATGCAAAACTCCAATACCCCTTTCCGCATCTGGCTTTGTGTATTTTGTATATCCATAACAGGGAGTTTGTTTGTTTTACCATACAAAGATGGGGTATTTTTAAGTACTATGCAACACATAGTACCAGTTTTATTCAGGTTACTGTTTTAAGAAAATAGCCATAAATGGATTAAGTAGCTATTTTTCAACCATTTACACCTTATATCAATTTTTCGCACACCACCCTGAACAGGATGAACGGTAAAAAGATGTGATATGTGGCTGTCTTTTGATTTTATTTATTCTAATTTGTAATAACATATTTTAAATACAGCAAAACGCCTTATTACATGAAAACTTCACTGCTTACCAAAAGCACTCTTTCCTTGCTGCTTATGCTAATCGTTACTGTTTCTTTTGGTCAGAAAGCCGGGTGTTCCACTTTATTAACCGGTAATAGCATCATGCATCCGGACGTTCATGATGTCAATTTCTATTTCGGTTTGATGGAGCTTCCATTCCTGTTTATTTGCGTAGTATTTGCTTTTATGACAGCCAATGCCCTCAAAGGTGGTAAGTTTGGTAAGGGCATGAAACTAATGGCATGGGGCTTCTTAGTAATGGCAATTGGTCATTTACACATGCAGGTAGATCATTTTTACAATTTTAACCTGTTTCGTTACCTCTTTGGTAGCACAGGCGGAGCATTAGGCTGGTTTCTTGCATTGGTAATTACCTGGATGCTTAGCTTAGTAGGCTATCGTTCTATGTACAAAGCAGGTAAAGGAGAATAAACAGCAGTGAAACGGATTTTCCACATAGGTTCTCTAACATTCAGTAAGTTATTTAACAGGTCTAAATCCACTGTGCCGGAAGGTAGTGGGTTTGAATTGTTATTTGATTTTCTGATAAAGGAGATCTCTGTGCCTAAACAAACCGAAAGGCTTATTGCCGTGGGAAGAAAGG encodes the following:
- a CDS encoding PadR family transcriptional regulator, translating into MDIQNTQSQMRKGVLEFCILSIIRQGEVYPSDIVEKMKAANLNILEGTLYPLLTRLKNAGFLTYRWVESVSGPPRKYFLMTETGLDFYAELEKTWKELADAVHALTQPLDPTNDNQQTI